A window of the Pongo abelii isolate AG06213 chromosome 10, NHGRI_mPonAbe1-v2.0_pri, whole genome shotgun sequence genome harbors these coding sequences:
- the LOC129049334 gene encoding ATP synthase F(0) complex subunit C1, mitochondrial-like gives MQTPGALLISLALVYCGTRGLIRPVSASFLNSPENSSKQPSYSSSLLQVATWEFQTSVVSWDIDTAAKFIGVWAATVGVGGSGAGIGTVFGSLIIGCARNLSLKQQLFFYAILGFALSEVMGLFCLMVAFLILFTT, from the coding sequence ATGCAGACCCCTGGGGCACTACTCATTTCTCTAGCTCTGGTCTACTGTGGTACCAGGGGTCTAATCAGGCCTGTGTCTGCCTCCTTCTTGAATAGCCCAGAGAATTCATCTAAACAGCCTTCCTACAGCAGCTCCCTACTCCAGGTGGCCAcatgggagttccagaccagtgtTGTCTCCTGGGACATTGACACAGCAGCCAAGTTTATTGGTGTTTGGGCAGCCACAGTTGGTGTGGGTGGTTCAGGGGCTGGCATTGGAACGGTGTTTGGCAGCCTGATCATTGGCTGTGCCAGAAACCTGTCTCTCAAGCAGCAGCTCTTCTTCTATGCCATTCTGGGCTTTGCCCTGTCTGAGGTCATGGGGCTCTTCTGTCTGATGGTTGCCTTCCTCATCCTCTTCACCACGTGA